The Schistocerca gregaria isolate iqSchGreg1 chromosome 1, iqSchGreg1.2, whole genome shotgun sequence genome includes a window with the following:
- the LOC126347244 gene encoding uncharacterized protein LOC126347244, translating to MRRSVSRAALLLLLTAASAHHSAAVGEEAAAADHAASADAVPVAPAGARAAVVPVHSEGATDNKVPVPAAAGDARYADGDESGEGEHIADVVAQDGSLSRVRKSCPPFGPCKQFCIEVRPRDPRQSPFIICEPPDHAKNPVPPYPFSPPYPYYPDYEYPYPPGPKEPLPPAPEPYPGYPYSPYYKAPYPPPPLYYPLPVPAQSAHNSASSAAATATASTALQGLSSLVPHFRAVEEQKSSPAASKPDASPDSSEKPAASPSPSARSVYDPAYHTYPDFPVPAPCYADPRYPPPLAAEPDEMMRQASGGSSEHSDSKSGPTKVNLPLENPKKSDSSVRAAQMAPAYGAPFGSPFAPFGYQPMPYGYPTAPYGPANFQSSYYKSAEPKQSKPGAPPATPYVPQNPSVPPDTELPKDGVGAPPSPAANSVLKAGIPAPAAPGSPAPPSAASSPPASSPPAAGAAKDKPPAAPAPPSASKPKSASEVDDQPKVAVSPLHRGYQHRYGYWGQSVVPGHLYGNQYQNYPGMHYGMM from the exons GCTCCGTCTCGcgcgccgcgctgctgctgctgctaaccgCAGCGTCGGCACACCACAGCGCCGCCGTCGGGGAAGAGGCGGCCGCCGCCGACCACGCCGCGTCGGCCGACGCCGTCCCCGTCGCCCCTGCCGGCGCCAGGGCGGCCGTCGTTCCGGTCCACAGCGAAGGCGCCACCGACAACAAAGTTCCGGTGCCCGCCGCAGCCGGCGACGCCCGCTACGCCGACGGAGACGAGAGTGGCGAGGGCGAGCACATCGCCGACGTCGTGGCGCAGGACGGCAGCCTTTCGCGGGTGAGAAAGTCGTGCCCTCCCTTCGGCCCGTGCAAGCAGTTCTGCATCGAAGTCCGGCCGCGAGACCCGCGCCAGTCGCCGTTCATCATCTGCGAGCCGCCCGACCACGCGAAGAACCCGGTCCCGCCGTATCCGTTCAGCCCCCCGTACCCTTACTACCCGGATTACGAGTATCCTTACCCACCGGGGCCCAAGGAGCCTCTCCCGCCGGCGCCAGAGCCGTATCCGGGGTACCCGTACTCGCCCTACTACAAAGCGCCGTATCCCCCGCCACCGCTTTACTACCCTCTACCAGTGCCGGCGCAGTCGGCGCACAACTCCGCCTCCTCCGCAGCGGCCACGGCCACGGCGTCGACGGCGCTGCAGGGCCTCAGCAGCCTGGTGCCACATTTCCGCGCGGTGGAGGAGCAAAAGTCCTCGCCGGCGGCCAGCAAACCGGACGCTTCTCCAGACTCGTCCGAGAAGCCGGCAGCGTCGCCTTCGCCCTCGGCCCGCAGCGTCTACGACCCGGCCTACCACACCTATCCGGACTTCCCCGTGCCGGCGCCGTGCTACGCAGACCCCAGGTACCCGCCGCCTCTGG CGGCGGAGCCCGACGAGATGATGCGGCAGGCTAGCGGCGGGAGCTCCGAGCACAGCGACAGCAAGTCCGGTCCTACGAAGGTCAACCTGCCCCTGGAGAATCCCAAGAAGAGCGACTCGTCCGTCCGGGCAGCGCAGATGGCGCCCGCTTACGGAGCGCCCTTCGGCAGCCCGTTCGCGCCCTTCGGGTACCAGCCGATGCCGTACGGTTACCCAACTGCGCCTTACGGTCCTGCCAACTTTCAGTCCAGCTACTACAAGTCGGCAGAGCCGAAGCAGTCCAAACCCGGAGCGCCGCCTGCCACTCCGTACGTCCCACAGAACCCATCAGTCCCCCCGGACACCGAGCTGCCTAAGGACGGCGTAGGAGCGCCGCCGTCTCCGGCAGCCAACAGCGTCCTCAAAGCTGGCATTCCGGCTCCTGCGGCCCCCGGCAGCCCAGCGCCGCCTTCGGCTGCCTCGAGTCCACCGGCGTCTTCGCCGCCTGCTGCCGGCGCCGCCAAGGACAAACCACCAGCCGCGCCGGCGCCGCCGTCGGCTAGCAAACCGAAATCCGCGTCGGAGGTAGATGACCAACCCAAGGTGGCCGTCAGCCCACTACACAGAGGGTACCAGCATCGGTACGGCTATTGGGGCCAGTCTGTAGTGCCTGGCCATCTCTACGGCAACCAGTACCAAAACTACCCCGGAATGCATTATGGTATGATGTAA